A region from the uncultured Stenotrophomonas sp. genome encodes:
- a CDS encoding Polyphosphate kinase (fragment) has translation MPVLSPLGLDPSHPFPKILNKSLNIVVVLTGTDAFGRAGHLAVVRAPRSLPRIIQLPESLGGTQNFVLLSAVLSTFVDELFPGMDVRGAYQFRVTRNSELVVDEEEVENLALALRDELVDRGYRPAVRLEIAHDCPKPIVQTLLQNFGLSDNAAYRIDGSVNLNRVIQVYDLVQRPDLKYPPMTPRVFKAPEGIFAAVARKDVLLHHPFDSFGTVLELIREAAVDSNVLAIKQTLYRTGKDSGIVEALIQAARNGKDVTVVVELRARFDEEANLGLADRLQDAGVQVVYGVVGYKTHAKMLLIVRREGRKLRRYVHLGTGNYHSGTARAYTDLSLITADADIGNDVHQLFQQLSGLASKRTLDCLLQSPFTLHSGLLQRIERETQLALEGRPGRIIAKMNALNEAQVIRALYAASQAGVRIDLIVRGACTLRPGVEGISDNIRVRSIVGRFLEHSRVYWFGNDGRPELFCASADWLERNLLRRVETCFPVLDDNLVQRIHREVLQNYLDDNLNAWELQADGHYRKCEPQPGQAPHSAQQALLEVL, from the coding sequence ATGCCGGTGCTGTCGCCGCTGGGGCTGGACCCCTCGCACCCGTTCCCGAAGATCCTCAACAAGTCGCTGAACATCGTCGTGGTGCTCACCGGCACCGACGCCTTCGGCCGCGCCGGTCACCTGGCGGTGGTGCGCGCGCCGCGTTCGCTGCCGCGCATCATCCAGTTGCCCGAATCGCTGGGCGGGACGCAGAACTTCGTGCTGCTGTCGGCGGTGCTGTCCACCTTCGTCGACGAACTGTTCCCCGGCATGGACGTGCGCGGCGCCTACCAGTTCCGGGTCACCCGCAACTCCGAGCTGGTGGTGGACGAGGAGGAAGTGGAGAACCTGGCGCTGGCGCTGCGCGACGAACTGGTGGACCGCGGCTACCGCCCGGCGGTGCGGCTGGAGATCGCCCACGACTGCCCCAAACCGATCGTGCAGACCCTGCTGCAGAACTTCGGCCTGTCCGACAACGCGGCCTACCGCATCGACGGCTCGGTCAACCTCAACCGGGTGATCCAGGTCTACGACCTGGTGCAGCGCCCGGACCTGAAATACCCGCCGATGACCCCGCGCGTGTTCAAGGCGCCCGAGGGCATCTTCGCCGCGGTGGCGCGCAAGGACGTTCTGCTGCACCACCCGTTCGATTCGTTCGGCACGGTGCTGGAGCTGATCCGCGAGGCGGCGGTGGACTCCAACGTGCTGGCGATCAAGCAGACCCTGTACCGCACCGGCAAGGACTCGGGCATTGTCGAGGCGCTGATCCAGGCCGCGCGCAACGGCAAGGACGTGACCGTGGTGGTGGAATTGCGCGCGCGCTTCGACGAGGAGGCCAACCTCGGCCTGGCCGACCGCCTGCAGGACGCCGGCGTGCAGGTCGTCTACGGCGTGGTCGGTTACAAGACCCACGCCAAGATGCTGCTGATCGTGCGCCGCGAGGGCCGCAAACTGCGCCGCTACGTGCACCTGGGCACCGGCAACTACCACAGCGGCACCGCGCGCGCCTACACCGACCTGAGCCTGATCACCGCCGACGCCGACATCGGCAACGACGTGCACCAGCTGTTCCAGCAGCTCTCCGGGCTGGCCTCGAAAAGGACGCTGGATTGCCTGCTGCAATCGCCGTTCACCCTGCACAGCGGGCTGCTGCAGCGGATCGAGCGCGAGACGCAACTGGCGCTGGAAGGCCGGCCGGGGCGGATCATCGCCAAGATGAACGCGCTCAACGAAGCACAGGTGATCCGCGCCCTGTACGCGGCCTCGCAGGCCGGCGTGCGGATCGACCTGATCGTGCGCGGCGCCTGCACCCTGCGCCCGGGCGTGGAAGGCATTTCCGACAACATCCGGGTGCGCTCGATCGTCGGCCGCTTCCTCGAGCACAGCCGCGTCTACTGGTTCGGCAACGACGGCAGGCCGGAGCTGTTCTGCGCCAGCGCCGACTGGCTGGAACGCAACCTGCTGCGGCGCGTGGAAACCTGCTTCCCGGTGCTGGACGACAATCTGGTCCAGCGCATCCACCGCGAGGTGCTGCAGAACTACCTGGACGACAACCTCAACGCCTGGGAGCTGCAGGCCGACGGCCATTACCGCAAGTGCGAGCCCCAGCCGGGGCAGGCACCGCATTCGGCGCAGCAGGCGTTGCTGGAAGTGCTTTGA
- the phoR gene encoding Phosphate regulon sensor protein PhoR, with protein MPRQFRSAWLKTLATVAALLVLAGLIGALLGKPAWTVVLAALGILAWHYWRLRQVLLRLTARQRWETRDGTGVWNELDRLLYRNQREMRARKRRLLDMLRSYRAAAAALPDAVVVVDRNTQRILWFNEAATSLLGLRHPADMGAPLVERLQPLPLAHWLAGGRNAEPILDANSPVDAGIRLHLRLIPYSDHHWLLVARDVTKLLHLEQVRRDFVANVSHELRTPLTVVHGYLDMMDPEDFPDTGPMLAEMRKQSQRMAQLVEDLLTLSRLESQQHTELETVAMTPMLTSLRREAEAHSQGRHEISVEDSAGVDLAGSNKELHSAFSNLVTNAVRYTPAGGRISLRFAREGGGAVLAVTDTGYGIPASHLPRLTERFYRVSSSRSRESGGTGLGLSIVKHILGLHQARLDIRSAVGQGSVFACHFDAEHVRPRDAALPIAPTEDSPA; from the coding sequence ATGCCCCGCCAATTCCGATCCGCCTGGTTGAAGACGCTGGCCACCGTGGCTGCGTTGTTGGTGCTGGCCGGGCTGATCGGCGCGCTGCTCGGCAAGCCGGCCTGGACGGTGGTGCTGGCCGCGCTGGGTATTCTGGCCTGGCACTACTGGCGACTGCGCCAAGTGCTGCTGCGGCTGACCGCGCGCCAGCGCTGGGAAACCCGCGACGGCACCGGCGTGTGGAACGAGCTGGACCGGCTGCTGTACCGCAACCAGCGGGAGATGCGCGCACGCAAGCGGCGCCTGCTGGACATGCTGCGCAGCTACCGTGCCGCCGCCGCCGCGCTGCCCGACGCGGTGGTGGTGGTGGACCGCAACACCCAGCGCATCCTGTGGTTCAACGAGGCGGCCACCAGCCTGCTCGGCCTGCGCCATCCGGCCGACATGGGCGCACCGCTGGTCGAGCGCCTGCAACCGCTGCCGCTGGCGCACTGGCTGGCCGGCGGGCGCAACGCCGAGCCGATCCTCGACGCCAATTCACCGGTCGATGCCGGCATCCGCCTGCACCTGCGCTTGATCCCGTACTCGGACCACCACTGGCTGCTGGTGGCGCGCGACGTCACCAAGCTGCTGCACCTGGAGCAGGTGCGCCGCGACTTCGTCGCCAACGTCTCGCACGAGCTGCGCACGCCGCTGACCGTGGTCCACGGCTACCTGGACATGATGGACCCGGAGGATTTCCCCGACACCGGGCCGATGCTGGCGGAGATGCGCAAGCAGAGCCAGCGCATGGCGCAGCTGGTCGAAGACCTGCTCACCCTGTCGCGCTTGGAGTCGCAGCAGCACACCGAGCTGGAAACCGTGGCGATGACCCCGATGCTGACCTCGCTGCGACGCGAGGCCGAGGCGCACAGCCAGGGCCGCCATGAAATCAGCGTCGAGGACAGCGCCGGAGTGGACCTGGCCGGCTCCAACAAGGAACTGCACAGCGCGTTCTCCAACCTGGTCACCAACGCGGTGCGCTACACCCCGGCCGGCGGCCGCATCAGCCTGCGCTTCGCCCGCGAGGGCGGCGGCGCGGTGCTGGCGGTCACCGACACCGGCTACGGCATCCCCGCCAGCCACCTGCCGCGGCTGACCGAGCGCTTCTACCGCGTGTCCAGCAGCCGCTCGCGCGAGAGCGGCGGCACCGGGCTGGGCCTGTCCATCGTCAAGCACATCCTCGGCCTGCACCAGGCGCGACTGGATATCCGCAGCGCAGTGGGCCAGGGCAGCGTGTTCGCCTGCCACTTCGACGCCGAGCATGTGCGCCCGCGCGACGCCGCCCTCCCCATCGCCCCCACCGAAGACTCCCCGGCATGA
- a CDS encoding DNA-binding response regulator in two-component regulatory system with PhoR (or CreC) (modular protein), translated as MLKRILIVDDEPAIRDMVAFALRKGEYEPVHAGDALEAQTAIADHVPDLILLDWMLPGTSGLDLARRWRKEALTREVPIIMLTARGEENDRVGGLEAGVDDYVVKPFSARELLARIRAVLRRTRDDDEDGSVGIGPIRIDGAAHRVFANDAPVAIGPTEYRLLHFFMTHPERVYTRSQLLDHVWGGSVYVEERTIDVHIRRLRKALEPSGHDATRSGWVMKNARSTCTSAACARRWSRSAPRTWCRPCAAPATAFRPRPEGPRPPTGPCASCYNRAQPQRFHPHHPRAQCPANSDPPG; from the coding sequence GTGCTCAAACGCATCCTGATAGTCGACGACGAACCGGCGATCCGCGACATGGTCGCCTTCGCCCTGCGCAAGGGCGAATACGAGCCGGTGCACGCCGGCGATGCGCTGGAGGCGCAGACCGCCATCGCCGACCACGTGCCGGACCTGATCCTGCTGGACTGGATGCTGCCCGGCACCAGCGGCCTCGACCTGGCCCGGCGCTGGCGCAAGGAAGCGCTGACCCGCGAGGTGCCGATCATCATGCTCACCGCGCGCGGCGAGGAGAACGACCGCGTCGGCGGGCTGGAGGCGGGCGTGGACGACTACGTGGTCAAGCCGTTCTCTGCGCGCGAGCTGCTGGCACGCATCCGCGCGGTGCTGCGCCGCACCCGCGACGACGATGAGGACGGCAGCGTCGGCATCGGCCCGATCCGCATCGATGGCGCCGCCCACCGCGTGTTCGCCAACGACGCGCCGGTTGCCATCGGCCCCACCGAATACCGCCTGCTGCACTTCTTCATGACCCACCCCGAGCGCGTCTATACCCGCTCGCAATTGCTCGACCACGTGTGGGGCGGCAGCGTCTACGTGGAAGAGCGCACCATCGACGTGCACATCCGCCGCTTGCGCAAGGCGCTGGAACCCTCGGGGCACGATGCGACCCGTTCCGGGTGGGTCATGAAGAACGCACGGTCGACGTGCACATCCGCCGCCTGCGCAAGACGCTGGAGCCGTTCGGCGCCGAGAACATGGTGCAGACCGTGCGCGGCGCCGGCTACCGCTTTTCGGCCTCGACCTGAAGGCCCGCGGCCGCCAACCGGCCCGTGCGCTTCCTGCTATAACCGAGCGCAGCCCCAACGGTTCCATCCGCACCACCCGAGAGCGCAATGCCCCGCCAATTCCGATCCGCCTGGTTGA
- a CDS encoding hypothetical protein (Evidence 5 : No homology to any previously reported sequences), with product MKLSDAPDTGQPAGARPSPVRNPKS from the coding sequence TTGAAACTTTCTGACGCGCCTGATACCGGGCAGCCGGCCGGCGCGCGCCCCTCACCTGTTCGGAACCCCAAATCATGA
- a CDS encoding hypothetical protein (Evidence 5 : No homology to any previously reported sequences) codes for MADPLRDPALYINRELSQLDFNFRVLAQAMDAQVPLLERLRFLCISCTNLDEFFEIRAAAVRHAQEFGLPPAPDGLSPQQILSAIHDRAAELVDQQYRCWNEVLRPALQEAGIGILSFTSSTSLPIACIFEVNDRMPMPASASCRRRHGPRVSAAGCARSSATRSCRCCRRWGWTPRTRSRRSSTSR; via the coding sequence ATGGCCGACCCGCTGCGCGATCCGGCGCTGTACATCAACCGCGAACTGTCGCAGCTGGACTTCAACTTCCGCGTGCTGGCGCAGGCGATGGACGCGCAGGTGCCGCTGCTGGAGCGGCTGCGCTTCCTGTGCATCTCCTGCACCAACCTCGACGAGTTCTTCGAGATCCGCGCCGCGGCGGTACGCCACGCGCAGGAATTCGGCCTGCCGCCGGCGCCGGATGGGCTGAGCCCGCAGCAGATCCTGTCGGCCATCCACGACCGCGCCGCCGAGCTGGTGGACCAGCAATACCGCTGCTGGAACGAGGTGCTGCGCCCGGCGCTGCAGGAGGCCGGCATCGGCATCCTGTCGTTCACCTCAAGCACTTCGCTGCCGATAGCGTGCATTTTTGAGGTGAACGACAGGATGCCGATGCCGGCATCGGCATCCTGTCGCCGACGACATGGACCGCGCGTCAGCGCCGCTGGCTGCGCGCGTTCTTCCGCAACGAGATCATGCCGGTGCTGTCGCCGCTGGGGCTGGACCCCTCGCACCCGTTCCCGAAGATCCTCAACAAGTCGCTGA
- a CDS encoding Alkylhydroperoxidase AhpD family core domain, whose protein sequence is MSGGEKDRLAEFTEFRQRMNQRILAEPNQVVRRFFALDTQTYQAGALDVKTKELLGLVASLVLRCDDCISYHVAQCKDAGASREELFETFSVGLVVGGSIVIPHLRRAVDFLDQLESGAVQAPAEPATLVQLGQGAGIGHN, encoded by the coding sequence ATGAGCGGCGGCGAGAAGGACCGCCTGGCCGAATTCACCGAATTCCGCCAGCGCATGAACCAGCGCATCCTCGCCGAGCCCAACCAGGTGGTGCGGCGCTTCTTCGCGCTGGACACCCAGACCTACCAGGCCGGCGCGCTGGATGTGAAGACCAAGGAGCTGCTGGGGCTGGTCGCCTCGCTGGTGCTGCGCTGCGACGACTGCATCAGCTACCACGTGGCCCAGTGCAAGGACGCCGGGGCCAGCCGCGAGGAGTTGTTCGAGACCTTCTCGGTCGGGTTGGTGGTGGGTGGTTCCATCGTCATCCCGCACCTGCGGCGGGCGGTGGATTTCCTCGACCAGCTCGAATCCGGGGCCGTGCAGGCCCCGGCTGAACCTGCGACCTTGGTCCAGTTGGGGCAGGGGGCGGGGATCGGGCATAATTGA
- the grx gene encoding Glutaredoxin yields the protein MSNQTPEITIYSTAVCPYCVAAKNFLKSKGQSWTEVRIDLDPAAREKMMAQTRRTSVPQIFVGDVHVGGYDDMMALHREGKLEPLLAGQGA from the coding sequence GTGAGCAACCAGACCCCCGAGATCACCATTTATTCGACCGCCGTGTGCCCGTACTGCGTGGCGGCCAAGAACTTCCTCAAGAGCAAGGGGCAGTCGTGGACCGAAGTACGCATCGACCTGGACCCGGCCGCGCGCGAGAAGATGATGGCGCAGACCCGCCGCACCAGCGTGCCGCAGATCTTCGTCGGCGACGTCCACGTCGGCGGCTACGACGACATGATGGCGCTGCATCGCGAGGGCAAGCTCGAACCGCTGCTGGCGGGGCAGGGCGCATGA
- a CDS encoding Protease, translated as MRTLLLATAVTLALATPLSFAQESRLPDIGSSAGELLTPARQAEYGGMMLRELRNYGYLLDDPLVDEWLQRMGTRLGSNSAQPQQAFTFFMLKDRQINAFATLGGYIGMNAGLVLTAQREDEVAAVLSHEISHVTQQHVLRSVEKAQRDQIPILLGMLAAVVAAQQAGGNSSGDATMAAITSGLGLMQQLQINFTRSNESEADRLGIRTLARSGYDVDAMAGFFERMSAAMRGNEGGYSTPDFLRTHPVTITRISEAKARAEQMKKDTVLLTTTTPGGVRQERVDPSDPATDPLTTLGNPLLPGSMQLSLPSLDLPRGASGQFEWARERLRVLSATTPSELVREYRDLRRSQKDGLSDPQRYGVAIAQLRDGGKAVQQALQELQALHAEYPDNLWVGLALGEAESRSGRHGDANRRFDALLRQLPQSRPVALTYAQILNEQGGAEAGKRAQAMLRPLLARAGDDPVFQRTFARASELAGDTIRASEAYAEAAYLNGRPEQALLQFQALLKQPELDYISRARVDARIEAIMPTVLEMRRLGQRDPDMQRR; from the coding sequence TTGCGCACGCTGCTGCTCGCCACCGCCGTCACCCTGGCCCTGGCCACTCCGCTGTCCTTCGCCCAGGAAAGCAGGCTGCCGGACATCGGCTCGTCCGCCGGCGAACTGCTCACCCCGGCGCGGCAGGCCGAGTACGGCGGCATGATGCTGCGCGAGCTGCGCAACTACGGCTACCTGCTCGACGACCCGCTGGTCGATGAATGGCTGCAGCGCATGGGTACCCGGCTCGGCTCCAACAGTGCACAACCGCAGCAGGCGTTCACCTTCTTCATGCTCAAGGACCGGCAGATCAATGCCTTCGCCACGCTGGGCGGCTACATCGGCATGAACGCCGGGCTGGTGCTGACCGCGCAGCGCGAGGACGAGGTGGCGGCGGTGCTGTCGCACGAGATCTCGCACGTCACCCAGCAACACGTGCTGCGCAGCGTCGAGAAGGCGCAGCGCGACCAGATCCCGATCCTGCTGGGCATGCTGGCGGCGGTGGTCGCCGCACAGCAGGCCGGCGGCAATTCCTCGGGCGATGCGACGATGGCCGCGATCACCTCCGGCCTGGGCCTGATGCAGCAGCTGCAGATCAACTTCACCCGCTCCAACGAATCGGAGGCCGACCGGCTCGGCATCCGCACGCTGGCACGCAGCGGCTACGACGTCGATGCGATGGCCGGCTTCTTCGAGCGCATGTCGGCGGCGATGCGCGGCAACGAGGGCGGCTATTCCACGCCGGATTTCCTGCGTACCCACCCGGTCACCATCACCCGCATCAGCGAGGCCAAGGCCCGCGCCGAGCAGATGAAGAAAGACACGGTGCTGCTGACCACCACCACACCCGGCGGCGTGCGTCAGGAACGGGTGGACCCGTCCGACCCGGCCACCGACCCGCTCACCACCCTGGGCAATCCATTGCTGCCCGGCTCAATGCAGCTGTCGCTGCCGTCGCTGGACCTGCCGCGCGGCGCCAGCGGCCAGTTCGAGTGGGCGCGCGAGCGCCTGCGCGTGCTCAGCGCGACCACGCCGTCCGAACTGGTGCGCGAATACCGGGACCTGCGCCGCAGCCAGAAGGACGGCCTGAGCGACCCGCAGCGCTACGGCGTGGCCATCGCCCAACTGCGTGACGGCGGCAAGGCGGTTCAGCAGGCACTGCAGGAATTGCAGGCGCTGCACGCCGAGTATCCGGACAACCTGTGGGTGGGCCTGGCGCTGGGCGAGGCCGAATCGCGCAGCGGCCGCCACGGTGACGCCAACCGCCGTTTCGACGCGCTGCTGCGGCAGCTGCCGCAGAGCCGCCCGGTAGCGTTGACCTACGCGCAGATACTCAACGAACAGGGCGGCGCGGAAGCCGGCAAGCGCGCCCAGGCGATGCTGCGCCCGCTGCTGGCGCGCGCCGGCGACGACCCGGTATTCCAGCGCACTTTCGCCCGTGCCAGCGAATTGGCCGGCGACACCATCCGCGCCAGCGAAGCCTATGCCGAGGCCGCCTACCTGAACGGCCGCCCCGAGCAGGCATTGCTGCAGTTCCAGGCATTGCTCAAGCAGCCGGAACTGGATTACATCAGCCGCGCCCGCGTCGATGCGCGCATCGAGGCGATCATGCCCACCGTGCTGGAAATGCGGCGGCTGGGCCAGCGCGACCCGGACATGCAGCGCAGGTAG